TGATATCAATGAAGAGATTGAAGTGAAGAAAAAATACTTAACTAGTGATTTTGAAAGCAATGGTGAGGAAAGATATTTTTTAATAGCATTCTATGGTGACAAAATTATTGGATCAATTGAATTTGGCCCAGCAAATGAAATCATAAGAAATGTTTCAGATCCTGCTTTTGAAGAACTTGTCGAGGTAGGTACAGTATTTGTCCATCCTGACTATCAAAGGAATGGAGTAGGAAACTTACTATTGAAGGCAATGTATGAAATATTGCTAAATAACGGAATAGAAGAATTTTGTCTGGATAGTGGATATAAAAGTGCGCAACTTATCTGGAAAAAGAAATTTGGAGAACCAGAAATCTTATTAGAGGATTACTGGGGTGAAGATTTTGATCATATGATTTGGAGATTAAGGGTCAGTGAAATAAATGACTCAGCTCCAGATTGATCTCGTTGGTTTTTGTGAGAAAAGGAATTTAGTGGAAAGCTTGATAAAAAATACAGCCAGGTAGTTAGATAGGATAATAAGAAAAGAGAGGCGTAATCAATGGAAGAGATAAGAGTTCTCCCAGAACCTGATCGTTATGCCATATGTGCCAGGGAAGACGAATCCATAAAGAAATTTTATAAGGATGTATTTGAAGTAGTCTATATCTTTTTCCATCCATTTATCAAACCAGTATCCATCGATCCCGACCTATTTTATGCTGATGAGATTGTAGATTAATTTCATATGATACAACATTGTGAACAAGTATCATGATGTCCTGGGTTTTACCTCATCCGGAGTGACCATGGTGCCGTTATATACATCCTCAACACTGCTCCACAGCTTTTCTCCCGGTAAAGCAGTCATTGACCACTCATCAATTTATACTTAATTGCTGGCACCTAAACTTCATTCTTATATTACTCAATTTTCAGCTCTATTCCCTGCCTAGAGACATTCTTCTTAATTTGAGTTAAGTTCACGCTCAAATTCCTGTATCCATTTATAATCCAAAGGAGCATTCACTACTTCGTAAATTCGTGTTGATGCAACGATATCTCGCTCGAAAGTATAAATCTCAAAATCTCCGTTTTTGTAGACTATGCGAAGGGTAAACTGTTCGCTTGGATCATCAGAGGACCAACCCTCTTTCATCGTTAGTCTTACTTGATATTGATTTAAAAATTCAGCAAGTTTTTTCTTTTGTTCTTGGCTTACTTTGGGAATTTCAACCTCAATCCCTTCGATTGCTCTTTCACTTTCATCTGTTGTCAAAAGAATGCGATCAACTTGATAAATATTAACTACATCACCTAAGTCCTTTACACGGTATATATAGAAGGTAAAAGATATAGCAATGATCAGGATTAATGCAGAAATTAGTACATATTTCTTCAATATGACACCCCCAAGCTTAACAATTTAGAGTCTAAAAAAAAGATTTTTATTTCAGTAATTACAATATCCATTTCTCTACCCAATCCAAAAATCCTGCTTTCACTAAATCGCTTTCAATCCAAAAAATTTAAAGAGTATCAAAAAAGTTATTGTAAAAAGGAAAAGGGTATCTACCATATAAGAAAGCTTCCCAATATAAGACAGAAAGGAAAATGTGCAGTGGCTATAGCGAGAGATTTTTTCATGGCGTTGTCAAAAAATCAGTTATTAAATGCTAGTGCAAAAAAATGGGGATTTAAACTCGGGGCGGGAAAAGTTGTTGCAGGAACGGACACAGATGGAATGATCCAATCAGTGAAGAATTTAAACTCTCACGGTATTAGTGCTACAGTAGACCATCTAGGTGAATTTGTTTATTCTGAGAATGAAGCAATAGAGGCCAAAGAGAATGTCCTAAAAACATTGCAAGCCATTAAACATTCAAATGTTGACGCACACTTATCAATTAAATTAACGCAGCTGGGATTAGATGTTGATCAAGACTTTTGCCTGAAAAATATGCAGGAAATAATGAAAGCCGCAAAAGAAAACGGAATTTTTGTGAATATAGATATGGAAGATTACAGTCATCTCCAAATGACCTTTGATATAATAAAACAGCTACAAGTTGAATACGACAATATCGGTACAGTCATTCAAGCCTATCTCTTCAGGTCTGAAAACGATATTGAAAATTTAAAACATATGCGGCTTAGACTCGTAAAAGGCGCATATAAAGAAAATGAAAAAGTATCTTTGCAGAAAAAAGAAGAAATTGATAAGAACTATCTTCGACTAATCAAAAAGCGACTGGAACATCCAGGCTTCACATCGATCGCCACACATGATCATAATGTTATAAATGAAGTAAAACAATTTGTGATGGAGAATGATATCCCGAAAGATAAGTTTGAATTCCAAATGCTATATGGTTTCCGGACAGATATGCAGCTAGAACTAGTAGAAGAAGGATATTCCTTCTGTACCTACGTTCCATATGGACATGACTGGTATGGATATTTCATGAGAAGACTAGCAGAACGCCCACAAAACCTGAACCTAGTTTTGAAGAGTTTAGTGGCGAGATAATATGCTTGAGGATGGAAAGGAAGATGGGGAGAAGCGGGGGACGTATCCTTTGCATTTTGTTTTGTATTCCAACATTGGAACATGGCAAGGATGTTCTGGTTATTCTGTTTGGAAGCATCAGGTACGTGCCCTTGTCTCCCGGTATAAGAGGTGCATAATGAGTAATAGAAAATCGGTTATAGAAACGATGAAAGGTCGTCAATCGATCAGAACATATGATACAAAAAGGCTATCTGAAATGGATTACAAAAGGATCAAAGAATACATAGCAGCTGAAGATAATTTGATAGGACCTTTTGGCAATAAAGGCCGAATAGAACTTGTTCAGATTACCAACAATGTATCAGAAAAAGGAATCAAGCTTGGAACTTATGGGTTTATTAAAAACCCGCAGGTCTATTTGGTCGGTCTGTGTGAAAATAAGAAATACTCCTTGCTGGAATTCGCCTTTACATTTCATAAGCTGGTGATTTACTTGACTGAGCTTGGACTGGGAACTTGCTGGATGGGCGGCACCTTCAGCAGGAATTCCTTTGAAAGAGAACTTCAGCTTGCAGAAGGAGAGTTTATTCCATGTATCACGCCATCGGGCTATCCTCAACAAAAGCAAAGAGTTTTCGATAAAGCACTGCGTTATGTAGTAAAAGCTGATAATAAAAAACCGTGGAATCAGTTGGTTTTTGACGGGAATTTTGCAAATCAGCTTGATAAAGCAAATGCCGCACAATTTGAAATTCCCATCGAGATGGTCAGGTTGGGGCCTTCTGCATCAAACAAGCAGCCATGGAGAATAGTATTGTCGGAAGACCGGCAAAAGTGCCATTTTTATATCGAGCATACCCCGAATTACAGCACAAGGCTGGGATATGATATGCAAATACTCGATATTGGCATTGCGATGGCTCAGTTTGAGTTAGCATGCGATGAACTGGAAATTAAGGGTCGGTGGGAAGTCGCTGACCCCGGTCTAGAGCTTCTGAACAGTGTGACAGAATATATGGTTAGCTGGATGCAGGATTAAAAAGTTAAAATACCTGGACTTGCCAGGGTTTTTCATGAACTCTTTGTCATGAAAAATTGAGCTGGAAAAATCACTGTAAAAGCATACATTGCTCCTTTTTACAAATCGCTACAAAAGATGAAAAAAAGGGGGATTTCTGACCTTGCCGTTGTCGTTGCTCAAGACAGAAACCGTAATATGATTGCATTGAAAGCGGGAACAGGTCGGGTAAGAGCTGAGTAAATTGATGCTGTAATTGGAAAGTACATTGACCTAAAATCATTACTTTGCACTGACACAGCTACGAACTATAAGAAATTTGCGAAGTTGAAAGGATTGCAACAAGAGACTATCAACGACCGAAAGAAACAACGTGTCAAGAAAGGCATTTATCATATTCAGAACGACAACAACTTCCATAGTCGGTTAAAGACTTGGTTGAGACGCTTTCAAGGAGTAGCCACCAAGTATTTAGATAACTACCTTTGGTTCAGGTGGTTAGAAATAGACAAGCATTTGTCCTTTGAAAAACAGGTAGAGAAAATGCTTATTTCATCGTGCCAAAAATCGAATAAAACCACGGTGGAAATTTTAAGAGTAGTTTAAAAGGACCATAAATTTATGGTCCCGACCCTCACTGAACTATTTAAGTTTTTTAATCTCTAGAATTC
This window of the Mesobacillus jeotgali genome carries:
- a CDS encoding GNAT family N-acetyltransferase; translation: MLDVNIKRPKTEDREQLNDFFKTVITDTFMKEGIGDLLDDINEEIEVKKKYLTSDFESNGEERYFLIAFYGDKIIGSIEFGPANEIIRNVSDPAFEELVEVGTVFVHPDYQRNGVGNLLLKAMYEILLNNGIEEFCLDSGYKSAQLIWKKKFGEPEILLEDYWGEDFDHMIWRLRVSEINDSAPD
- a CDS encoding proline dehydrogenase family protein, coding for MAIARDFFMALSKNQLLNASAKKWGFKLGAGKVVAGTDTDGMIQSVKNLNSHGISATVDHLGEFVYSENEAIEAKENVLKTLQAIKHSNVDAHLSIKLTQLGLDVDQDFCLKNMQEIMKAAKENGIFVNIDMEDYSHLQMTFDIIKQLQVEYDNIGTVIQAYLFRSENDIENLKHMRLRLVKGAYKENEKVSLQKKEEIDKNYLRLIKKRLEHPGFTSIATHDHNVINEVKQFVMENDIPKDKFEFQMLYGFRTDMQLELVEEGYSFCTYVPYGHDWYGYFMRRLAERPQNLNLVLKSLVAR
- a CDS encoding nitroreductase family protein; the protein is MSNRKSVIETMKGRQSIRTYDTKRLSEMDYKRIKEYIAAEDNLIGPFGNKGRIELVQITNNVSEKGIKLGTYGFIKNPQVYLVGLCENKKYSLLEFAFTFHKLVIYLTELGLGTCWMGGTFSRNSFERELQLAEGEFIPCITPSGYPQQKQRVFDKALRYVVKADNKKPWNQLVFDGNFANQLDKANAAQFEIPIEMVRLGPSASNKQPWRIVLSEDRQKCHFYIEHTPNYSTRLGYDMQILDIGIAMAQFELACDELEIKGRWEVADPGLELLNSVTEYMVSWMQD